DNA from Bradyrhizobium diazoefficiens USDA 110:
AGGTCGACGGATACCAGGGCTATCATCGGCTCGCACGGCCCAAGCGCAAAGGCGGCGTGCCGCTGCGGCTGGCCGCATGTTGGTCCCACTCAAGGCGCAAGATCATCGCAGCGACTCCGAAAGCCGGCTCACCCATCGCCGAAGCCGTTCTCGCGCGCATCGCCGCACTCTATGCGATCGAGAAGGAGATCCGTGGCGCCGACGCCCCGGCTCGGCAAACGACCCGTAACGAGCGATCACGGCCGCTCGTCGCTGAACTCGAGAGGTTTCTGCGCGAGCAAGCCGCTCGCCTGTCGCCGGGCAGCGAGATGGGCAAGGCGATCGCCTATCTCCTGAACCATTGGGATGGCCTCACCTTGTTTCTCGACGATGGTTGCGTTGAGATGGACACCAATCCCGTCGAAAATCAAATCAGGCCGCTGACTCTGACGCGTAAAAATAGTTTATTTGCTGGTCACGACGAAGGTGGTCGTTCATGGGCGCGCATAGCTTCGCTCATCGCCACCTGCAAAATCAACAGCGTGGAGCCCTACGTCTGGATGAAAGCGACGCTCAAAGCGATCGCAACCGGTCACCCGCAGTCCCGGATCGACGAGCTCCTGCCCTGGTCGTTCGGCCGCACCTCGTAATTCTCCGTCGTTGCCG
Protein-coding regions in this window:
- the tnpC gene encoding IS66 family transposase; translated protein: MEAAERILEGFDGILQVDGYQGYHRLARPKRKGGVPLRLAACWSHSRRKIIAATPKAGSPIAEAVLARIAALYAIEKEIRGADAPARQTTRNERSRPLVAELERFLREQAARLSPGSEMGKAIAYLLNHWDGLTLFLDDGCVEMDTNPVENQIRPLTLTRKNSLFAGHDEGGRSWARIASLIATCKINSVEPYVWMKATLKAIATGHPQSRIDELLPWSFGRTS